The following DNA comes from Verrucomicrobiia bacterium.
AGGTTGGTAGAAAGGGTTTGTGGTTGTCAACGATGGATTGGGTTGGGTAGATAGGCTGCAAAAAGGGTGATTCATGGAGGAACGATCGAATGAAGGACGGGATGGGGGAAAGGGTGGGGGTGAGGGTCGGAGGGGGTACGAGGATCCGGCGTGGTTGCAGCGATTGTGGGGGGTTCAGCGTGTGCCGCTTTCGCCGGAGCGGCTGCATTGGTGGAGCGTTCACGTGCAGCGGTTCCTGGGGTTCGTTCGGAAGCACCAAAGGGAGGGTCCGGTGGGGGTGCTGGCGGAGGAGTTTCTGGCGGATGAGCGTCTGCGGGAGCCGGCGCCCAGCGCGTGGCAGTTGGATCAGGTGCGGCAGGCTCTGGAGGTTTTTGGGCGGGGAATCGAGAACTGGCACTTCCGGCCGGACGAGCAGGGGTGGAGACGTCCGGCATTCCGCGTGAGGGTGCAGGCGGCAGGGGAAGGGCTGGGCGGGCGGGGGCCGGAGTCGGAGCCTGGTGTCGTGCGGGAGGAGGCGGTGGAGCGGGTTCCGCACGCGAATGGGAGGGCAGGGGGGCGGGGCGGGGCGGGATGGAAGGAGCGTTTCGTGGGGGTGATCCGTCTCCGGCACTATTCGATCCGGACGGAGCAGACGTATCAGGACTGGATCGAGCGGTTTCTGCGGTTTCACGGGGGCATGGAGCCGGGGGCGCTGGGGGAGGCGGAGGTGCGGGAGTTTCTGGAGTATCTGGCGGTGGCACGGAATGTGTCGGCGAGCACGCAGAACCAGGCGTTCAGCGCGCTGCTGTTTCTGTACGGGGTCGTCCTGGAACGACCGCTGGGGGATCTGCAGGATGTGCTGCGGGCGCGTCGTGCGGGGCGGTTGCCGGTGGTGCTGAGCCGGGAGGAGGTTCACCGGCTGTTGAATGGGATGGAGGGGACGCTGGGGTTGATTGCGCGGGTGTTGTACGGGACGGGGATGCGGTTGATGGAGTGCCTGCGGTTGCGGGTGAAGGATGTCGATTTCGAGCGGGGCATGATCACGATCCGGGAGGGGAAGGGGGACAAGGACCGGACGGTGATGCTGCCGGAGGCGGTGCGGGGTGGATGGGTGCAGCATCTGGAGCGGGTGCGAATTCTTTGGGAGTCGGATCGGGCGTCGGGATTGCCAGGGGTGTGGATGCCGGATGCCCTGGAGCGGAAGTATCCGGAGGCGGGGAAGGAGTGGTCGTGGATGTGGGTTTTCCCGGGAAAGCGGCTTTCGGTGGATCCGAGGTCGGGGATCGAGCGGCGGCATCATGCGCACGAGACGGCGGTGCAGCGGGCGGTGAAGGCGTCGGCACGGATGGCGCAGATTTCGAAGCCGGTGGGGTGCCATACGTTGCGGCACAGTTTCGCGACGCACCTGCTGGAGCGGGGGACGGATCTGCGGAGTGTGCAGGAGCTGTTGGGGCATCAGAGCGTGGAGACGACGCAGATCTATACCCACGTGATGAACCGTCCTGGACTGGCGGTTCTGAGTCCGTTGGATGACGGAACGCCGTTGCGGGAGGAACCTGTGGAGTATCGGGTGGGTTCGGGTTCAGGTGAGGCGCGGCGCCCCCGACAGGCGAGGGTCGAGGACAGGCCGTATGAGCTGCTGGAGGATGAGGGGAGTCCGGGGTGAAGGTGGAGGGTGGATTTGGGTGGGGGGGACACGCTGAAGCGTGGACACCGAACGATTGGGGGGCGGCGAGGCGTTGGGGGGGATGTTGCGCGTTGGGTCCGGGTTGGGCGTTCTGGCTTATCGTACTCGTGATCGACGGGGGTGGATTTCGATGGTGCTGCTGCGTTTTGGTTGGGTTCCCGGGGTTCGAGGACGAGTCCCGAGGAGGGGGATGGCTTGGGCGGGTTGCAGGAACGTTGGTCTGCCGGATAGGCCCTTCGGGGGGGGTGAGCTGAACACGTCTTCGGGTGGGCGAGCGGCGTGAAGCGGGACCGTCGAGCCTGCTGGCCCCGGAGGGATGGGTTCTGCGACCCTTGGCGGGGTCGTGAGCGGGGTGGGACTTCTGCCCGGGGGTCGAACCCGCGGAGCCGGGTTCGACCCCCGGCTAATCTCTGGAAACCCTCCGGGTTTCTTGCAGCAAGCCTCGTACGCGTCTTCGTGAGCGAAATCGCCCCGACTAGTTCGCATGCGAAATGGGAGGTCCGATCAACATCAAGATCGAACCCATCGGGCCAGCCTTGAGGCGATGCTCGATGCGGTGTGTCTGCGGGTTCGAGTACGGTGGGATGGGGAAGGGGGAGGGTGGTTTTGGGTGCCGGGGGGGACACGCTGAAGCGTGGACACCGAACGATTGGGGGGTGGCGAGGCGTTGGGGGGGATGTTGCGCGTTGGGTCCGGGTTGGGCGTTCTGGCTTATCGTACTCGTGATCGATGGGGGTGGATTTCGATGGTGCTGCTGCGTTTTGGTTGGGTTCCCGGGGTTCGAGGACGAGTTCCGAGGAGGGGGATGGCTTGGGCGGGTTGCAGGAACGTTGGTCTGCCGGATGGGCCCTTCGGGGGGTGAGCTGAACACGTCTTCGGGTGGGCGAGCGGCGTGAAGCGGGACCGTCGAGGCTGCTGGCCCCAGAGGGATGGGTTCTGCGACCCCTGGCGGGGTCGTGAGCGGGGTGGGACTTCTGCCCGGGGGGTCGAACCCGCGGAGCCGGGTTCGACCCCCGGCTAATCTCTGGAAACCCTCCGGGTTTCTTGCAGCAAGCCTCGTACGCGTCCTCGTGCTCGCTGAAGGCGTGGACACCGAACGGTTGGGGTCAGCGAGGCGGCCGGGGCAGGTTCGGAGTTCCGGCTGGATCGGGGCGGACGCCGGCGGCGCAGACTTCGTTCCGATTGGCGCAGAGGCGGGTGAGGACGAAGGGATCGGCGAGGGGTGGCAGCCAGGATTTCACGCGGTCGAGGGCGGGATAGCCGGCGGTGCCCTTGAACTTGAGGGTGACGATGAAGTTCCGGCAGGCGCCGCGGTCGAGCCACTGGCGGAGGAGATCGAGGGTGCGTTCGGGGGGGGCAATGACATCGCAGAGCAGCCAGTCCACGGGGCGGTCGGGCGTGAAGGCGAAGGCGTCGCCAGTGCGAAAGGCGAGCCGCGGATGGCGCATGAGGTCGGGGCGGAGCGGCGAGCGGTCGATGGCGGTCACGTGCGCGCCGCGGGTGAGGGCAACGTGCGACCAGCTTCCCGGGGAGGCGCCCAGATCGACGCAGCGGTCACCGGGTTGGATGGCGTGGCCAAGGCGGGCTTCGGCTTCGAGGAGTTTGGCGAAGGCGCGGCAGGGGGCGGATTTGTCGGAGGCAACGGGCACGTCGCCGAGCGGAAACGGGGAGAGACGGGCCCGCTGGACGGCGGGGATGGGAGGCGGGGCGACGGAAAGGTAGCCGTCCCCGGGGGAGGTGAGGAGGAGCTGGACCAGGGCATCGTCCGGTGTGAATGGGGCTGTGGATTGGGTGAGGCGACGGAGGAGATGGCGGCGGTGACGTTGGAGCCGATCGACGAGGGCCTGGCGGATCAGGCGGCAGCGTTGATGGCCGGCAGCCGGACTGTCGCCATAACGGGGAACGAGGTGAAGGCGCCAGGGCGGGTTGTCGTGGAGGCGCTGGGAGACGGCTTCGAACAGGAGATCGCTCCAGTCACGGATGGAGGCGGCTGAGTGGGGACATGCGTCGGGGAGCCATTGGCGGGCAAAGACGAGGAGCGGGAGGGGTTGGTGCGGGGCAGGGAGGCCTTCGAGACGGAGGATGGAGAGGTGCGGGGACGCGGGAGGTGGCGGCGCTGAGGAGAGGCGGCGGGGCCGGGCGGCGGGCGGGGTGTCGGGGGCGGATGGGGCGGGGTCAGGAATGGGATAGGAGCCGGGGAGGCGTTCGAGACGGAGGGACGGGACGGCGCGGTGGAGTTCGGCGACGAGGAGGGGCAGGTCGGCATCGGTGCCGATGAGAAGGTCCATGCGAGCCGGCGGACGGCGGACGTGTGGGGCGTGAGGGGCGCGTGAAGGACGTGTGGCGAAGCGCGATGGAACGGGTGTCAGGGTGTCAGGGCGAAGGCGTGGAGGTGGGTCATGGTGGTCACGTAGAGGCGTCGATTGGCGGCCACGGCGGTGGCGCTGATGCCGGTGTCGAACCGGTGTTCGAAGACGGGCTGGAGGGTGCGGCCGGCGGCGAGGACATGAAACCAGCCGCGCCGGGTGCCGACATGAACGCGCCCGTCGGCGACGAGCGGGGAGGCCCAGGTTTCGCCCTGGAGCGGGCAGGTCCAGAGGTTCTGTCCCGAACCGGCATCGACGGCGTGAAGGTTTTGGGCGCAGTCGGTGACGTACACGATGCCATCGTGGACCGCCGGGGTGGAGAAGGTATGGCGGACGAGGGGATGGGACCAGCGGAGCCGGGGTTCGGGTCCGTCGAGGTCGTAGGCCTTGAGCCAGGCCTGGTTTTTGCCCCACCACAGGTCGCCGCCGCCGGCGATGTAGAGGCGGTTTTGCACGACCACGGGGGCGCCGTAGAAGTTGCTGGGTCCTTCCCGGCGGTTGAGATGGAAGCGGTGGACATCGGATTTGGGCGCTTCGGGATCGAAGTCGATGTGCCAGCGGTGGGCGAGCCGCCAGGGATTGCCGGGGTGGGTGGTTCGAGGGTGCCGCGGGTCCGGGGAGACGGGGAGCGGATCGAAGGCGTAGATCACGCCGTTGCCGGCGGCGAAGAGGATGAGGTCCTGGCCGGCGACGGTGGCCATGGAGGGCGGGGCCCAGGTCGAGTGATAGATGGCCGCGCCGATGCCCTCGTCGTCACGGGCGAGGTAACGTCCGGTGCGCTTGTCGAGGACGACGAGGCTGGGGGCGTCGGGGCGGCGCAGGTGGCGATGGGTGTTGTCCACGCCGGTGCCGGTGTTGAGGTAGAGGTGGTCGCCGCGGATGAGGATGGAGCTGTGGGCGGCGTCGTGGGACCAGATGCCGGCGCCGCTGGTGAGGTCGAACATCCAGAGGATGTCGGCATCGAGGGGACCGGGGGTGATGCGGTTGGGGGCGGGGGCGTCGGGGAGGAGGGAACCGTCCGGGGCGAATGCCGCCGGGGCGCCGCGGGCGAGGGTGTTGGTGGGCTGGGGGGCGAAGTAGATGGCCTCGTTGAGGAACGGGCCGTCATTGCCGTTGGCGAGGCCGTTCAGGTCGAGGCAGAGGACGACGCCGCGGTTGTCAACGACATAGGCGCGGTCGCCTTCGAGGGTGGCGGTCGAGGAGATGCCGCTGTTGGGCCAGTCGAAGTAGGCATCCTCGATGCGCTTGGGGACGACCAGTTGCCAGAGGAGACGGCCGTCGAGTTCGTCGAGGCACATCAGGACCCCGCGGTCGCCGTGGTGATTCGGGTCGCGGGGTTGGCCGTTGTTGGTACCGATCAGGATGCGGCCATGGGCGATGACCGGGGTGGAATGGGATTCGGTGCCGAGGGGCACGGACCAGACATGGTTCAGGCCGGTCCCGGGATCGAAGCGGTCGGGGAGGGGGCGTTCGGCGGAGACCATGTTGCGGGTCCAGGCGTGACCGAACTGGGGATGATCGGCGGCCGGGAGGCGGAGTCCGTGGGGGGCGAGGAGGATGGCCAGGCCGGCGAGGCAGGCGCCTGGGGCGACGGGGGAACGGGGATTCATGCGTTTGGGGGGGCAGGCCGGTCGGGCCGGGAGATTACGGCGGGCGCGCGCTGGATGGCGTCAGAAGCGCATGGAGAAACCGGCGTGGACGGCGAAGGAGGTGGTGAAGTCGATTTCCGCTTCCCGGCCGTTGGCGCGGTGATGGAATTTCTGGGCGGGCTGCCAGCGGGCCGAGGCGACGAGGCTCGCGCGTTCCCAGAGGGCCCAGTCGAGGCCCAGCTGCACGAAGCCACCGATGAGGAAGTCGCTGAAGCTATGGCGCGCCCCGGCGGTGACCGGGGGCAGGGGATCGACGGTGCTGCGTTCGGAGTAGCGGTGGTTGCCGCTGACGAGGAGGGCAAGCATGCCGGCTGAGGCGACGCCGTTGAGGCGGCCGGCGAGCTGGGCTTCGAGGTACACGCCACCGGTTATGGGGAAGAGATCGGTTTCGAGTTCCCAGGTGCCTTCGAGGAAGCGGCCGGCGGGATCGAGGCGGGTGGAGCGGGCCGGCACGGAGCCAAGGCGCGGGCCGGGGCTGTCTGCGAGACCCGAGTAGGGCGGAGGAGGGAGGCTTGCGGGATCGGTGTCGGCGAAGGAGTAGAGGTCCTGGAGGATGGTGACCGGGGTGGACACGGCGGTGCGGAAGGTGCCGCCGACGCTGTGGTAGCCGAAGCCGAGGAGGACGCCCCAGTCGGCGGTTCCGACGGGGCCCAGGCTGCCGCGGTATTCGAGGTTGGCGGAGGGGGAGATGAAATCGCCGACGTTGCTGGCACTCACGGTGGCGGGATCGGTGGCGGCGTGGAAGGCCATGCCGTCGGGACGGATCTGGGCGGAGTTGCGATATCCCCAGTGGGCGGTGGTGCCGTCCTCGTTGCCGGCGGCATCCACGCGGTTGTAGCCGTCGTCGTAGGTCCGGTTGACAGCGGAACCGGAGTCTGGGCCTGGCTGGGAGGCCGAGACGTGGGAGCCGAGGTGGCGGAAGTGGACCTGGGTATTGAGGAGGACACCGCCGGTGAAGGAGAGCGACTGGTTTTGGGCGGAGACGGCGAGTGGAACGGCGAGGAGGGTTCCGGCGGCGGCGGCGCCTGCGAACGGCGAACGCCGGGGAAGGGCGGAGTGGAAGCGGGAGTGCGAGGGGGTGCGGTGTTTCATGCGAGGTAGGGGATGGTGAGGGGACCGAGAGGGAGGACGGCGACACGGGCTTGGGGACCGAGCCGTTCCAGCTCGGTGCGGACGGCGGCGCCGATGTCGGGGCAGGGCTCGAGGTGGCAGGCGCGGACGACGTCGTCGGGGAGGGAGGAATGGATGAGGACGCGGGCGCGGCGCTGGATGAGGGCCTGGATCTGGGCCTGCCATTGTTCGGGCCGGACGAAGCCCGGGCTGGCGAGGAGGGCGAGGATGGCCTCCGGGGATTGGCCGCTGCGGAGGAGGTGGTCGAGGGGACTGGCGGCGGGGACGCCTTCGCGGCATTCGCAGGCGAGGATGAGGAGGCCGCCTTCGGTGAGGATGCGGGCGCCGGCGCTCATGCCTTTGACGCCCTGGTAGAGGTTGAGGTCGAGGGGGTAACCGGAGTTGGTGGTGACCACCACCTCGAAGGGCGCCTTGACGCGCTGCATGGCGGAGGTGCGGACGAGGGCGATGCCTTGGCGGTGGGCCTCGATGAGGTCGCCGGCGAAGACGCCGGTGATCTGGCGGTGGTCGTTGAGGGTGACGTTGAGGAGGAAGGAGGGGCCGGTGCGAAGGGCGATGGTGCGGAGTTCCTCCCAGAGGGGGTTGCCCTCGGTGACGCCGAAGGTGGCGCGGGGATCGCCGATGTTCCGGTAACCGTGGTTGCTCATCACGGTATGGAGGCCGGCCACGCCCGGCATGAGGCCCTTGGGTCCGCCGCTGAAGCCGGCGAAGAAGTGGGGTTCGATGAAGCCGGTGACGATGCGCAGGTCGGCCTCGACGGCGTGGCGGTTGAGCAGGGCCGGGGTGCCGTCATGGGTGACCCCGAGGGGGACGAGGTCCTCGTCGCGTTCGCATTCGTGGTTCAACACCCGATAGCGGCGGAGCACTTCGGGGGTGAGCATGCGGGCGAGTTCGTCGGAGGAATTGGGGCGGTGGGTGCCGGTCTGGTTGAGCAGGACGATGTTTTCCGGGGGATGATCCGCGAGGTGATCGAGGAGCCAGGGGATGAGGCGGTCGTTGGGGGTGGCGCGGGTGATGTCGGTGAAGAGGATGCAGACGCGGTCGGACGGTTTGAGGCGTTGGCGGAGCGGGGCGGAGGCGATGGGTGCGCGAAGGGCGGCCTCGACGGCGGCCTTTTCGTCGGGGAGGCCGGGGCGATGGGACGGTTCGATGACCGTGGTGCGGTCCCCGGGGAGGTCCACTTCGAGGTGGCCCTGGCCGTAGGCGAGTTGGATGTTCATGGCAGGACGGACGCGATGGGACAGCGAAGCAGAAGGGAGCGGGGTAGGACAAGCCGCGGGCGGGGCGAAGCGGTTGAAGCAGTGCATCCCGGAGTTATGGGGAGCGGTGCGAACTTCGCCAAACGGCGCTTCGGAGGGCCGGGTTCCACGAGGCCGCAAGGGAGTGGAGCGATGGGACGAGGACTCGCGGAGCTCGTCCCTCCGATTCGTCGCCTCCTCACCCACAACTCCGGGATGCGCTCCCGCGGCCGTTCGGGGGACGGCTTCCGTTGACTTCGTGCGGCGGGGGCAGTAACCAAGCGGCTCACCACAGGCACGACGCACGGTGCGGCGCGCCATCCATGTCCACTTGAATGCTCCCATGAACGCATCCACCGCCGTTTCGAATCGTCGTCAATTTCTGGCCACCGGGGCTGCCAGTGCCGCGTTGCTGGCCGGGGGGGCGGCGGCGCAGGCGCACAGCACCCCGGCGGCGGCCAATGCGGTGGTGCGTCCGCGGACGGACCGGCGGATTCTGCTGTCGTGCAAGCTGGGGATGATCACCAAGGAGCAGGGGGGGCGGGCGCTGACGTTGACGGAGCGGTTGCGGATGGCGGCGGCGGCGGGATTGGACGGCGTGGATCTGGACCAGGCCGGGGAATTCACGGCGGAGCAGGCGCGGGAGGCGGTGCGGCAGTCGGGGGTGTTTGTGCACAACGCGATCAACCACGCGCATTGGAGCCAGCGGCTGACGAGTGCGAGCGAGGAGGAGCGGGACCGGGGCCGGGCGAACATCGAGCATTGCCTGCGGGTGTCGCATGCGGCGGGGGGCAGCGGGGTGCTGATTGTGGTGGGGCGGGGCGGGGACGGTCCGGCGGAGGTGGTGGAGGAGCGGTGCCGGCAGGAGATCCGGAAGTTGATCCCGCTGGCGGCCGCGCTGGGGCAGCCGATCCTGATCGAGAATGTGTGGAACCAGATGATGTACGACCACGACGCGCCGCCGGACCAGGGGCCGGAACGGTTCATCCGGTTTGTGGACAGTTTCCGGAGCCCGTGGGTGGGGATGTATTACGACATCGGGAACCACTGGAAGTACGGGCAGCCGGGCGAGTGGATCCGTGGGTTTGCCCACCGCTGCGTGAAGCTGGATGTGAAGGGGTTCAGCCGGGCGCAGGACAAGTTCGTGGACATCACGGGGGAAGGGGACGATCTGCCCTGGGACCAGGTGCGCCGGGCGCTGGACGACATTGGATTTGCGGGCTGGGCGACGGCCGAGGTGGGCGGGGGCGGGCTCGAGCGGTTGACGCTGGTGCGCCAGCAGATGGAACGGGCGTTTGGGCTTTGATCGGGGACGGTGCCGAAGGTCGGGGGACGATTCCTGAACCACGAGACTTGAAGCGACATCATGCAACGGACGCTGAGGATCCTTGGGTTGGCCCTTGCCGGGGCCACGGCCCTGGTTCGGAACGCAGGGGCGGCCGAGTGGCCGATGGTGCGGGACGTTGAGTTTCAGCCGTTCGCCGCCCAGGTGCGGCGGGTGCTGGAATCGATGGAGGCGGTGGGGGCGCCGCCGCCGGCCGCGGAGCGGCAAGCCGTGGAGGCGGCCTTGCGACGTCCCGGACGCGAGGGGATCGCGCGGTTGCAGGAGCTTCTGGACGGCTGGTCCCTGTACGGCGTCCACATCAACCCCGAGATGCGGGTGAAGGTGGCGGCGGGACCGGCGCGGCCGGAACTGGACGAGGGGGGCTGGCGGGTCTTTCTGGTGAAGGTTCACAACGAGGCGGGGACAACGGCGCGGTTGCGGGCGGAGAGTCCGAATGCGCGCCGGCTGCACGACTCGCCGGCCGAGGAGGTGCTGGACCGATGGCTGGAGATCGAGTTGTACGAGCGGCCGCCGATGGCGCCGCGGTTGAGCGGGCTGGAGATCGAGTACCGGCTGATCCATCTGTACAGCCGGGATGCAGGGAGGCGGGACGCGCGGGTGGGGTTCCATGTGGGGCAGGGGACGCAGGATCTGGGATTCCGGAGCGAGGTGGATCTGCTGTTCGAGTGTCGTCCGGCGACCGAGGTGACGCTCGAGGTGCTGGACGACCGGGGACAGCCGACGACGGCGGCATTTCTCGTCCGGGACGAGCAGGGTCGGATTTATCCGTCGCAGGCGAAGCGGCTGGCGCCGGACTTCTTTTTTCAGCAGCAGGTTTATCGGGAGCACGGTGAGAGTCTGCGACTGCCCCCCGGGCGGTACCGCGTCGAGGTGTCGCGGGGTCCGGAATCGTTGACGCGGCGGGAGATTCTGGAAGTGGGGCGCGAGGCGAAGACCGTGCGGTTCCAGATGGAGCGGTGGATTGATCCGGCGGCGGACGGCTGGTGGTCGGGGGACCATCACATTCACGCGGCGGGATGCGCGCATTACAGCCGGCCGACGGAGGGGGTGCATGCGATCGACATGCTGAGGCACTGCGTGGGGGAGGATCTGAAGATCGGGGCGAACCTGACGTGGGGACCGTGCTTCGACTATCAGAAGCAGTTTTTCACGGGGACCATCGACAAGGTGTCGCGGTATCCGTATCTGCTGCGCTACGACGTGGAGGTGAGCGGGTTCGGATCCCACCAGTCGGGACATCTGTGCCTGTTGCGCCTGCAGGAGCAGATGCCGGAGGGAGGGGACTCGAAGCATCACTGGCCGACGTTGGGGTTGAACACGTTGAAGTGGGCGAAGCGGCAGGGGGCGGTGTGCGGGCCGGCGCATTCGGGCTGGGGCCTGCAGGTGGACACGGAGGCCCTGCCGAACTACGTGGTGCCGCCGTTTGATGGCATTGGCGCCAACGAGCACATTGTGAATGTGACCCACGAAGTGCCGGGTCCGGACGGCAGACTGGTGCCGGCGGTGGACTTCATCAGCACGGTGGACACGCCGTACGTGTGGGAATTGAACATCTGGTATCACACGTTGAACTGCGGGTTCCGGACGAGGATCAGCGGGGAGACGGATTTCCCGTGCATCTACGGCGAGCGGGTCGGCCTTGGGCGGAGCTATGTGAAGCTCGACGGGCCGCTCGACTACGATGCGTGGTGCGAGGGGATCCGGAACGGACGGAGTTATGTCGGGGACGGGCGGAGTCATCTGCTGGACTTCGCCATCGACGGGGTGGCGATCGGGGTGGGGGCGAGCGAGGTGCGGTTGGGGGCGCCCGGCAACGTGACGGTGACGGCGCGGGTGGCGGCGAGACTGAACGAAACGCCTGACAACGTGATTCGTGGCCGGAAGTACACCGAGCAGCCGTACTGGCACCTGGAGCGGGCGCGGGTGGGGGAGAGCCGTTCCGTACCGGTGGAGGTGGTGGTCAACGGGCAGCCGGTGGCGAAGCAGATGCTGGAGGCGGACGGCACGTTGCGGGAGATGCGCTGGGAGGTGGCGATCGAGCGGAGCAGCTGGGTGGCGTTGCGCATCCTGCCCAGTTCCCATACCAACCCGATCTGGGTGAACGTGGGCGACCGGCCGGTGCGGGCATCGCGACGGAGTGCGGAGTGGTGTTTGAAGGGCGTGGACCAGTGCTGGAGCCAGAAGGAGCGGTTCATTGCGGCGGCCGAAATGGCGGATGCGCGGTCGGCGTACGACCATGCCCGGGCGGTGTACCGGCGGATCCTGTCCGAGAGCGACGTGGACTGATCGCATTCCCG
Coding sequences within:
- a CDS encoding integron integrase, with amino-acid sequence MEERSNEGRDGGKGGGEGRRGYEDPAWLQRLWGVQRVPLSPERLHWWSVHVQRFLGFVRKHQREGPVGVLAEEFLADERLREPAPSAWQLDQVRQALEVFGRGIENWHFRPDEQGWRRPAFRVRVQAAGEGLGGRGPESEPGVVREEAVERVPHANGRAGGRGGAGWKERFVGVIRLRHYSIRTEQTYQDWIERFLRFHGGMEPGALGEAEVREFLEYLAVARNVSASTQNQAFSALLFLYGVVLERPLGDLQDVLRARRAGRLPVVLSREEVHRLLNGMEGTLGLIARVLYGTGMRLMECLRLRVKDVDFERGMITIREGKGDKDRTVMLPEAVRGGWVQHLERVRILWESDRASGLPGVWMPDALERKYPEAGKEWSWMWVFPGKRLSVDPRSGIERRHHAHETAVQRAVKASARMAQISKPVGCHTLRHSFATHLLERGTDLRSVQELLGHQSVETTQIYTHVMNRPGLAVLSPLDDGTPLREEPVEYRVGSGSGEARRPRQARVEDRPYELLEDEGSPG
- a CDS encoding PQQ-binding-like beta-propeller repeat protein, with amino-acid sequence MNPRSPVAPGACLAGLAILLAPHGLRLPAADHPQFGHAWTRNMVSAERPLPDRFDPGTGLNHVWSVPLGTESHSTPVIAHGRILIGTNNGQPRDPNHHGDRGVLMCLDELDGRLLWQLVVPKRIEDAYFDWPNSGISSTATLEGDRAYVVDNRGVVLCLDLNGLANGNDGPFLNEAIYFAPQPTNTLARGAPAAFAPDGSLLPDAPAPNRITPGPLDADILWMFDLTSGAGIWSHDAAHSSILIRGDHLYLNTGTGVDNTHRHLRRPDAPSLVVLDKRTGRYLARDDEGIGAAIYHSTWAPPSMATVAGQDLILFAAGNGVIYAFDPLPVSPDPRHPRTTHPGNPWRLAHRWHIDFDPEAPKSDVHRFHLNRREGPSNFYGAPVVVQNRLYIAGGGDLWWGKNQAWLKAYDLDGPEPRLRWSHPLVRHTFSTPAVHDGIVYVTDCAQNLHAVDAGSGQNLWTCPLQGETWASPLVADGRVHVGTRRGWFHVLAAGRTLQPVFEHRFDTGISATAVAANRRLYVTTMTHLHAFALTP
- the larA gene encoding nickel-dependent lactate racemase, which encodes MNIQLAYGQGHLEVDLPGDRTTVIEPSHRPGLPDEKAAVEAALRAPIASAPLRQRLKPSDRVCILFTDITRATPNDRLIPWLLDHLADHPPENIVLLNQTGTHRPNSSDELARMLTPEVLRRYRVLNHECERDEDLVPLGVTHDGTPALLNRHAVEADLRIVTGFIEPHFFAGFSGGPKGLMPGVAGLHTVMSNHGYRNIGDPRATFGVTEGNPLWEELRTIALRTGPSFLLNVTLNDHRQITGVFAGDLIEAHRQGIALVRTSAMQRVKAPFEVVVTTNSGYPLDLNLYQGVKGMSAGARILTEGGLLILACECREGVPAASPLDHLLRSGQSPEAILALLASPGFVRPEQWQAQIQALIQRRARVLIHSSLPDDVVRACHLEPCPDIGAAVRTELERLGPQARVAVLPLGPLTIPYLA
- a CDS encoding sugar phosphate isomerase/epimerase, with translation MNASTAVSNRRQFLATGAASAALLAGGAAAQAHSTPAAANAVVRPRTDRRILLSCKLGMITKEQGGRALTLTERLRMAAAAGLDGVDLDQAGEFTAEQAREAVRQSGVFVHNAINHAHWSQRLTSASEEERDRGRANIEHCLRVSHAAGGSGVLIVVGRGGDGPAEVVEERCRQEIRKLIPLAAALGQPILIENVWNQMMYDHDAPPDQGPERFIRFVDSFRSPWVGMYYDIGNHWKYGQPGEWIRGFAHRCVKLDVKGFSRAQDKFVDITGEGDDLPWDQVRRALDDIGFAGWATAEVGGGGLERLTLVRQQMERAFGL
- a CDS encoding CehA/McbA family metallohydrolase, coding for MQRTLRILGLALAGATALVRNAGAAEWPMVRDVEFQPFAAQVRRVLESMEAVGAPPPAAERQAVEAALRRPGREGIARLQELLDGWSLYGVHINPEMRVKVAAGPARPELDEGGWRVFLVKVHNEAGTTARLRAESPNARRLHDSPAEEVLDRWLEIELYERPPMAPRLSGLEIEYRLIHLYSRDAGRRDARVGFHVGQGTQDLGFRSEVDLLFECRPATEVTLEVLDDRGQPTTAAFLVRDEQGRIYPSQAKRLAPDFFFQQQVYREHGESLRLPPGRYRVEVSRGPESLTRREILEVGREAKTVRFQMERWIDPAADGWWSGDHHIHAAGCAHYSRPTEGVHAIDMLRHCVGEDLKIGANLTWGPCFDYQKQFFTGTIDKVSRYPYLLRYDVEVSGFGSHQSGHLCLLRLQEQMPEGGDSKHHWPTLGLNTLKWAKRQGAVCGPAHSGWGLQVDTEALPNYVVPPFDGIGANEHIVNVTHEVPGPDGRLVPAVDFISTVDTPYVWELNIWYHTLNCGFRTRISGETDFPCIYGERVGLGRSYVKLDGPLDYDAWCEGIRNGRSYVGDGRSHLLDFAIDGVAIGVGASEVRLGAPGNVTVTARVAARLNETPDNVIRGRKYTEQPYWHLERARVGESRSVPVEVVVNGQPVAKQMLEADGTLREMRWEVAIERSSWVALRILPSSHTNPIWVNVGDRPVRASRRSAEWCLKGVDQCWSQKERFIAAAEMADARSAYDHARAVYRRILSESDVD